The genomic region CCGGATGGCTCTCGCGTAGCTCCGGCCGCTCCGACTCGGGAAGGGTCTGCAGAAACGATTCCAGAATGTGCTGATTGGTATGCGCGCCCAGTAGCACCACGGCTGCCCGCTTCAGCTTCTTCTCGCGCCGCTGGAAGTGCAACGCCGTAGCCAGTTGCAACACCTCCGAAGGGTAGGCCGCTCTGGTCGAGTCGAACTCCGCGCTACGCAACAGGCGCTTGGGGTTGAAGCTGAACTGTTCGCGCGGATTCTGGTAGCGGTTGGTACCTACAATCACCTGCTCGCCGGTGGCAATGCGCCGGAACTGCGCCTGTGTGGTAGTTTGCAGCTGACTTATAACAAGCCGGGTAGCGCGGGGGAAGCCACCCGCCGCGTGCACCTCCTGAAACAGCGCCCAGGCGTTGCGGGCTAGCTCGTCGGTCAGGGTTTCGAGGTAGTAGGAACCGGCAGCTGGGTCGGCTACTTGTTGCAAGTGCACCTCCGTGCGCAGCAGGGTAGGAATGTTACGGGCCAAGCGGTCGGCAAAGGCATTGGGCGCCGCAAACAGGCTGTCGAAGGGCGTCACGCTCACAGCATCGGCACCGCCTACCACGGCGGCCATGGCCGCCGTGGTGGTGCGCAGCAGATTGGTAGGCGGGTCGAGCGTGGTCTGGCTCCAGGTGGCCGTGCTGGCGTAGATGCGCAGTTGGCTGGCCATTTCGGTGGGTAACTGGTGGGCATACAGCAGCGTAGCCCATAACCGGCGCAGGGCGCGCAGCTTGGCTATTTCGGTGAAGTAGCTAGGGTTGATGGCCACTTGCACCTGCACGGCGGCGGCCACCGTGGCCACCTCCAAGTCGTTGCTGGGTAGGCAATCGAGGTAATACGCCGCCGCGCTCAGAGCAAAAGCCAGCTGCTGTGTGGCCGTGCCGCCCCGATTACCGAAGTACGCTCCGTTCAGCGTCAGTGCTTTAAACTCTGGTAGGTGCTGGGTCAACTGCACTACGGTTCGCAGCGCAGCAAGCTGCCCCTGCAAGTCCGGCAGATGATCGGTTATGGGGTCGAAGCGCAGAAAGCCGCGAAGAGTATTGTCACTAGCTGCTAGCAGACGCTCAAGCAAGAGTAGGGGCGTGGCGCGCACCGAGTAGCCCACATACGTAGCAGCCAGGGGTAGGCGCTGGGCCAAGTAGGCAACATCGAAAGCGGTAGTATCGGCCAGGTCGAAATGGGCACCATCGGCCCCGCGTTGCAGCGCCTCCACTGCCCGGTCGATGGCGGCATGGCCGTTGTCTTGGGCTGGTACCAAGTAGGTGGGTACATTCAGCCAAGCGTTGGTTTCAGCGCTGCGCACCTGGGGCGTGGCGGGCGTAGCTAGAGCATCCAGGGCTTCGCGGTGGTAGAAGGGTTCTACTACCACGCCTTCGGGCGATTGCCAGCGCAGGGTAGCCGGATCCTGGCCTTTCAGGTCGCGACGGATGCGCTCCTGCCAGGCGGCCGTGCTTAACGGGCTGAATTCAGAAAAGGAAAGCGGGGTGGAAGAGGATGGGGTATCGGCCATAAGATGTACCACTACTATGCGGAAGACCAGGATGGGACGCTGGAATATGGGATAAAGTTACCGGGTTATGACAAAGGTGCTAGCTGGTAGATGTTGCGCTCTGATTATTGTACTAATGCTATAGCTTTGAGGTTTGGTTAATGCAACCAGCTATATCTTCTAATAAAGTCAAAGTATGCGTAAACTATTACGACTAATTTTTTTAATACTAATGTGCTTGCCAATACTAGTACAAGCACAAACTGATTTCCGAGTGGGGTACGTAGTGCAACCTAATGGCGATACGCTGCGAGGTGAGGTAGACTACCGAGGTGCGCAACGCAGTGCATATGTAGCTCGCTTTCGGCAGCAAGGACAGGTTACTGAATACTCGCCAACACAACTGCGCGGCTACGGTTTCCCCGGCGACCTACTATATCAATCCGAGACAATACAATTGGCAGACTCCACCAAGCAGGTGGTGTTTCTAGAGGTGGTAGTATCTGGGCCAGTGAGTCTCTTCTATATGCGAGACCGAAATGGTACGGATTTGCTTTACCTACGGAATGTAAATAGTGAATTACAAGCCCTAACTCAGACAACCGAGCGTATCGAAAGAGATGGCGCACGCTACGATCAGAAAGATAATGCCTTTCAACGCACATTAGCCGCGGCTTTGGTGGCGTGTCCGGCTGTTCAACCGAGTTTATCTCGACTCGCATATACTACCCGTGCTATTGCAAATGTAGTGCGTCAGTATAACCGTTGTGTAAATGGTGGCTCACATGAGGAGGCTGCATCAACGGAGAAACCTATTTCGCTGGCAGTGGCAGTAATGGCTGGTGGGACTGGCAGTCAACTCCGTTTTGTAAGTGATGTTAATTATGCGAATACTAGTATTAGGTCGGGTCTTGTACCGGTGGGTGGAGTAGCGGCTCACCTGTGGCTGCCTGGCTTGAACAAGCATTTGGCAGTGCGGTTGGAAGCTTTGTATATGGCTAATACTACGTATAAGAACACGTACGAAGGACAAGAAGATATGTATACTGTATACCGGGAAACGTATGCCCAACTTAGCAGCATCCGCGTACCGGTATTGCTACGCTATAGCTGGCCAGGAAAACGTATTCAGCCTTTTGTACAAATAGGAGTAAGCGGCAGCTACTTGCTAAATAGCAAGAATGAAACTCGCTATCGTTACCTCAATCGCGCAGCTTTTCCAGACTATTATCCGTGGCGTGCCATTATAGAACAGCCGCGTAAATTCGAGCAGGGGGCAATAGGAAGTATCGGCTTAAGTGTACTACCTGCTAGTAAGCATGCTATAAATGTTGAGCTTCGGTATGAACGAACAAATGGTTTTAGCGATGCTTATTCAATAACAACTCGGTTGGCATATTATTCTCTACTGATGAGTTACAACTTAACGAAACAGGCTCAATAGCAGAGCTGGGGCGTGGTTCAGTATGGCATACATCGCGAAAAAGGCACAATTCGCGTACCTTTGCGCTTCTGTATGCCCTACCTGCTTATGTCGTTTTTTCGTACGCGTACCACTGCTCTTGGCTGGCTGCTGGCTGTAGCCCTGCTGCCTGCTTGCCAGCGCGCCGTCTACCAGCCCCAGGCTGCCCTGGCCCCCGTTACGGCCCGCCCCGTCGATAAAAATCAGCCCGAGGATGCAAAGATGGCCGCTGAAATTGCCCCCTACCGTCAGCGCGTTACGGAGCAGATGTCGGCAGTATTGGGTACGGCCCCAGTAGCCCTCACCAAGAACGCAGGCGAGTCGCCCCTGGGTAATTTTGTGGCCGACTTGCAGCGGGAACGTGCCGCCGAAGCCCTGCACCAGCCCATCGATTTGGCTGTGATGACCAACGGCGGCCTGCGCACAGCCTTCCCGGCTGGCCCCATCACACTAGGCTCGGTGTTTGAGCTGATGCCGTTTGAGAACAAGCTAGTGGTGCTGGATGCTCCTGGCCCCGTAGTGCAGCAGCTATTCGACTACTCCGCTCGCATCAAAATGGCCGTTTCCGGAGCTACCTATACCGTTTCGCCCGATGGTAAAGCCACCAACATTCGTATTGACGGACAGCCTTTCAATCCGGCCCGCGTCTACGCCATTGCCATTTCTGACTATTTGGCCGGCGGTGGCGACAACCTCCTGTTCTTCAAGCCCCTCACCCAGCGCGACACGGGCGTGCTGCTGCGTCAGGCCATTGCCGACAAAATCACGAGCCTCACGGCCCAGGGTAAACCCGTAGAAGCCCGAGTAGAGGGTAGGGTGAAATGAAAGGTTGAGTTGTACGCGTTGAATTTTGAATGGCTTAGAGAGGTTGTGGAAAGCGCCGCTCTATCCTTCTCATTTCATACATGTGCTAGAAACTCGACTCAAAACGCAACATTCATACTTCAACATTTCCAACGTGAACCGTCGCGATTTTATAAAGCATTCGACGCTGGGTGCGGCCAGCCTGGGGCTATTGGGCCTAAACCACTCGGCGGCTGCGGCCGATACCAAGGGCCGGCTGGTGATTTTGCACACCAACGATATGCACTCGCGCATCGACCCGTTTCCCGACAACGGCGGGCAGTGGGCCAACATGGGCGGCATGGCCCGCCGCGCCGCCCTGATTCAGCAGATTCGACAGCAGGAGCCGCACGTGCTGCTCCTCGACTCGGGCGACATCTGGCAGGGTACGCCCTATTTCAATTTCTTTGAGGGAGAGCTGGAGTATAAGCTGATGACGGAAATGGCCTACGACGCCAGCACCCTCGGCAACCACGACTTCGACAACGGCCTAGAAGGGCTGCAAAAACAGCTGCCCAACGCGGGCTTCCCCTTTCTCATTGCCAATTACGACTTCTCAGGCACCATTCTGGCCGGTAAGTTTAAGCCGTATAAGGTATTCGAGAAAGCCGGGCACCGCATTGGCGTGTTTGGGGTTGGCATTGAATTGGCGGGTCTGGTGGCCGATAAGA from Hymenobacter aerilatus harbors:
- a CDS encoding methylmalonyl-CoA mutase family protein; amino-acid sequence: MADTPSSSTPLSFSEFSPLSTAAWQERIRRDLKGQDPATLRWQSPEGVVVEPFYHREALDALATPATPQVRSAETNAWLNVPTYLVPAQDNGHAAIDRAVEALQRGADGAHFDLADTTAFDVAYLAQRLPLAATYVGYSVRATPLLLLERLLAASDNTLRGFLRFDPITDHLPDLQGQLAALRTVVQLTQHLPEFKALTLNGAYFGNRGGTATQQLAFALSAAAYYLDCLPSNDLEVATVAAAVQVQVAINPSYFTEIAKLRALRRLWATLLYAHQLPTEMASQLRIYASTATWSQTTLDPPTNLLRTTTAAMAAVVGGADAVSVTPFDSLFAAPNAFADRLARNIPTLLRTEVHLQQVADPAAGSYYLETLTDELARNAWALFQEVHAAGGFPRATRLVISQLQTTTQAQFRRIATGEQVIVGTNRYQNPREQFSFNPKRLLRSAEFDSTRAAYPSEVLQLATALHFQRREKKLKRAAVVLLGAHTNQHILESFLQTLPESERPELRESHPEGTVSVLFSSSEEATLMYATPEQFSRLARLVHRVPADDPSFLPSPLLTSDLATLQEAVQFFGFQEFVVEGYSTEDVLARLQGKR
- a CDS encoding porin family protein; translated protein: MADSTKQVVFLEVVVSGPVSLFYMRDRNGTDLLYLRNVNSELQALTQTTERIERDGARYDQKDNAFQRTLAAALVACPAVQPSLSRLAYTTRAIANVVRQYNRCVNGGSHEEAASTEKPISLAVAVMAGGTGSQLRFVSDVNYANTSIRSGLVPVGGVAAHLWLPGLNKHLAVRLEALYMANTTYKNTYEGQEDMYTVYRETYAQLSSIRVPVLLRYSWPGKRIQPFVQIGVSGSYLLNSKNETRYRYLNRAAFPDYYPWRAIIEQPRKFEQGAIGSIGLSVLPASKHAINVELRYERTNGFSDAYSITTRLAYYSLLMSYNLTKQAQ
- a CDS encoding 5'-nucleotidase C-terminal domain-containing protein: MPYLLMSFFRTRTTALGWLLAVALLPACQRAVYQPQAALAPVTARPVDKNQPEDAKMAAEIAPYRQRVTEQMSAVLGTAPVALTKNAGESPLGNFVADLQRERAAEALHQPIDLAVMTNGGLRTAFPAGPITLGSVFELMPFENKLVVLDAPGPVVQQLFDYSARIKMAVSGATYTVSPDGKATNIRIDGQPFNPARVYAIAISDYLAGGGDNLLFFKPLTQRDTGVLLRQAIADKITSLTAQGKPVEARVEGRVK
- a CDS encoding bifunctional metallophosphatase/5'-nucleotidase, yielding MNRRDFIKHSTLGAASLGLLGLNHSAAAADTKGRLVILHTNDMHSRIDPFPDNGGQWANMGGMARRAALIQQIRQQEPHVLLLDSGDIWQGTPYFNFFEGELEYKLMTEMAYDASTLGNHDFDNGLEGLQKQLPNAGFPFLIANYDFSGTILAGKFKPYKVFEKAGHRIGVFGVGIELAGLVADKNFGATKYLDPITVANNMVTQLRGPERCDMVICLSHLGYQYKGPKVDDFKLAAGAPGIDLILGGHTHTFLDKPDMVAGPNGHQTLINQVGWSGINLGRLDYTFAKATRRPAVAAAAVVPIHTA